A single region of the Gephyromycinifex aptenodytis genome encodes:
- the sufB gene encoding Fe-S cluster assembly protein SufB, giving the protein MSAHIEELNPGLKDIGHYAYGWADSDVAGSTARRGLNQEVVEDISARKSEPEWMKETRLKALKLFRKKPMPHWGSDLTGIDFENIKYFVKSTEKQATSWDELPEEIKTTYDKLGIPEAEKQRLVAGVAAQYESEVVYHQIREDLEEKGVIFVDTDTGLREHEDLFREYFATVIPAGDNKFAALNTAVWSGGSFIYVPPGVHVDIPLQAYFRINTENMGQFERTLIIADEGSYVHYVEGCTAPIYKSDSLHSAVVEIVVKKGARVRYTTIQNWSNNVYNLVTKRAMCDAGATMEWVDGNIGSKVTMKYPAVFLMGEHARGETLSIAFAGEGQHQDAGAKMVHNAPNTSSSIVSKSVARGGGRTSYRGLVQVAEGAKNSKSSVVCDALLVDTISRSDTYPYVDVREDDVQLGHEATVSKVSDDQLFYLMSRGLTEEEAMAMIVRGFVEPIARELPMEYALELNRLIELQMEGAVG; this is encoded by the coding sequence ATGAGCGCACACATCGAAGAGCTCAACCCGGGCCTGAAAGACATTGGCCACTACGCCTACGGCTGGGCGGACAGCGACGTCGCCGGCTCCACGGCCCGCCGAGGACTCAATCAGGAAGTCGTGGAGGACATCTCCGCGCGCAAGAGCGAGCCGGAATGGATGAAGGAAACCCGGCTCAAGGCGCTGAAGCTGTTCCGCAAGAAGCCCATGCCGCACTGGGGTAGCGACCTGACCGGAATCGACTTCGAGAACATCAAGTACTTCGTGAAGTCGACCGAGAAACAGGCCACGAGCTGGGACGAGCTGCCCGAGGAGATCAAAACCACCTACGACAAGCTCGGCATCCCGGAGGCGGAGAAGCAGCGTCTGGTCGCCGGGGTCGCGGCGCAGTACGAATCTGAGGTGGTCTACCACCAGATCCGGGAGGACCTGGAGGAGAAGGGTGTCATCTTCGTCGACACTGATACCGGTCTGCGCGAGCACGAGGATCTGTTCCGTGAGTACTTCGCCACCGTCATCCCGGCGGGCGACAACAAGTTCGCGGCGCTGAACACAGCGGTGTGGTCCGGTGGCAGTTTCATCTACGTCCCGCCGGGCGTGCACGTGGACATCCCGCTGCAGGCCTACTTCCGGATCAACACCGAGAACATGGGCCAGTTCGAGCGAACCCTGATCATCGCCGACGAGGGTTCCTACGTTCACTACGTCGAGGGCTGCACCGCCCCGATCTACAAGTCGGACTCGTTGCACTCTGCTGTGGTCGAGATCGTCGTGAAGAAGGGCGCCCGAGTGCGTTACACGACGATCCAGAACTGGTCGAACAACGTCTACAACCTGGTGACCAAGCGCGCGATGTGCGACGCCGGAGCCACGATGGAGTGGGTCGATGGCAACATCGGCTCCAAGGTGACGATGAAGTACCCGGCCGTCTTCCTCATGGGGGAGCACGCTCGCGGTGAGACCCTGTCCATCGCCTTCGCCGGCGAAGGCCAGCACCAGGACGCCGGCGCCAAGATGGTGCACAACGCCCCGAACACATCGAGCTCGATCGTGAGCAAGTCGGTGGCTCGAGGCGGCGGACGTACCTCATACCGCGGGTTGGTCCAGGTGGCCGAGGGTGCGAAGAACAGCAAGAGTTCAGTCGTCTGCGATGCCCTGCTGGTCGACACCATCAGCCGTTCTGACACCTACCCCTACGTTGACGTGCGTGAAGATGACGTGCAGCTCGGCCACGAGGCCACCGTCTCTAAGGTGAGTGATGACCAGCTGTTCTACCTCATGTCGCGCGGGCTTACCGAAGAGGAGGCCATGGCGATGATCGTCCGTGGCTTCGTCGAACCGATCGCACGTGAGCTGCCGATGGAGTATGCGCTGGAACTCAATCGCCTCATCGAGCTGCAGATGGAAGGAGCCGTCGGCTGA
- the sufC gene encoding Fe-S cluster assembly ATPase SufC: MEPSTLQITDLHVTVDTENGAKEILRGVNLVIRSGETHAIMGPNGSGKSTLAYSIAGHPKYTVTSGSVTLDGEDVLAMSVDERARAGIFLAMQYPVEVTGVSVSNFLRTAKTAVDGQAPKLRTWVKDVKKAMTNLKMDPVFAERDVNAGFSGGEKKRHEILQLELLQPRFAVLDETDSGLDVDALRVVSEGVNRAKETNDMGVLLITHYTRILRYIRPDFVHVFVDGRIAEQGGPELADRLEDEGYDRFLPGAGPAAKATSETTNAGA, translated from the coding sequence ATGGAACCCTCGACGCTGCAGATCACAGACCTGCACGTCACTGTCGACACCGAGAACGGCGCCAAGGAGATCCTTCGTGGGGTCAACCTGGTCATCCGCTCGGGTGAGACACACGCCATCATGGGGCCGAACGGCTCCGGCAAGTCCACCCTCGCGTACAGCATCGCGGGCCACCCGAAGTACACCGTGACCTCGGGCAGCGTGACCCTGGACGGGGAGGACGTGCTCGCGATGAGCGTCGACGAGCGCGCCCGCGCCGGCATCTTCCTGGCGATGCAGTACCCCGTCGAAGTGACCGGTGTCTCGGTCAGCAACTTCCTGCGTACCGCCAAGACCGCCGTGGATGGGCAGGCGCCCAAGCTGCGCACCTGGGTCAAGGACGTCAAGAAGGCAATGACCAACCTCAAGATGGATCCGGTGTTCGCCGAGCGTGACGTCAACGCAGGGTTCTCCGGTGGCGAGAAGAAGCGCCACGAGATCCTGCAGTTGGAACTGCTCCAGCCGCGCTTCGCGGTGCTCGATGAGACCGACTCCGGTCTGGACGTCGACGCACTGCGCGTCGTCTCCGAAGGCGTCAACCGCGCCAAGGAGACCAACGACATGGGCGTTCTGCTCATCACTCACTACACCCGGATCCTTCGCTACATCCGTCCCGATTTCGTGCACGTCTTCGTGGATGGACGGATCGCCGAGCAGGGTGGCCCCGAGCTCGCCGACCGTCTGGAGGACGAGGGCTACGACCGGTTCCTGCCGGGCGCAGGTCCGGCCGCCAAGGCCACGAGCGAGACCACCAACGCGGGAGCCTGA
- the deoD gene encoding purine-nucleoside phosphorylase — MPTAHIRAERGDIAPAVILPGDPRRAERMAHALMPDARLVTDVRGMLGFTGTHEGKPLSVMGSGMGMPSATIYATELYREYGVQRIVRVGTAGGIAPQVQIGDVVVATGAHTDSGMNQQRLPGYFFSAIASFDLARAAVEAHDQRCALHVGTIVSKDHFYLERSADDVQRLGSYGVLAVEMEAAALYGCAAEFSAEALAVLTVSNHLLRPQVEMDSQQREQHFGDALRLAVAAALH; from the coding sequence ATGCCGACTGCCCATATCCGAGCCGAGCGGGGCGACATCGCACCGGCCGTAATCCTTCCCGGGGACCCTCGTCGTGCTGAGCGGATGGCGCACGCCCTGATGCCGGACGCACGCTTGGTCACCGACGTCCGCGGGATGTTGGGATTCACCGGAACCCATGAGGGCAAACCGTTGAGCGTCATGGGCTCCGGAATGGGGATGCCCTCGGCCACCATCTACGCCACCGAGCTCTACCGCGAGTACGGCGTGCAACGGATCGTGCGGGTGGGCACTGCCGGTGGCATCGCACCGCAGGTGCAGATCGGCGATGTCGTCGTGGCCACCGGCGCGCACACCGATTCGGGGATGAACCAGCAGCGACTTCCCGGCTATTTCTTCTCGGCGATCGCAAGTTTCGATCTGGCCCGCGCGGCGGTGGAGGCTCACGATCAACGATGCGCACTGCACGTTGGGACGATCGTGTCCAAGGACCACTTCTATCTCGAGCGCAGCGCTGATGACGTGCAACGCCTGGGTTCCTACGGTGTCCTGGCTGTTGAGATGGAGGCGGCCGCGCTTTATGGCTGCGCCGCCGAATTCTCGGCAGAGGCGCTAGCGGTGCTCACCGTCTCCAACCACCTGCTTCGGCCTCAGGTCGAGATGGACAGCCAGCAGCGAGAGCAGCACTTCGGCGACGCTCTGCGCCTGGCGGTTGCTGCAGCCCTGCACTAG
- a CDS encoding COX15/CtaA family protein — MTDSSARPAAHAVPGTALPSGNVPRKVRSIFIVNLVVEIGIIVTGGLVRLTKSGLGCPTWPQCVPGSFVPTGDQAEGIHKVIEFGNRTLSFVVAAAAIALLWAVYKKIPHRRALRLPAWGVLGGILFQAVLGGITVRMALNPVTVSLHFLASAFLVALSTYLLVRLDEGDGPARALAPPIVMHLSKATAALFAVVLVLGTIVTGAGPHSGDADMPVRYGLDLRVVSWLHADSVMVFVGLVVALWIACHLVEGAQKGAHAWRVVFFLSVTQGALGFVQYALGLYEVLVLAHMLLASLLVATITWATLSLRHREVVPTTSAGAVVQDEADRH; from the coding sequence GTGACCGACTCCTCCGCAAGGCCCGCTGCTCACGCCGTTCCTGGAACCGCACTCCCGTCGGGGAATGTGCCCCGCAAGGTGCGGTCGATCTTCATCGTCAACCTCGTGGTGGAGATCGGGATCATCGTCACCGGTGGGCTGGTCCGCCTCACCAAGTCCGGGCTGGGTTGCCCCACCTGGCCGCAGTGCGTCCCGGGATCCTTCGTTCCTACCGGAGATCAGGCCGAGGGCATTCACAAGGTCATCGAGTTCGGTAACCGCACGTTGAGTTTCGTGGTGGCGGCAGCCGCGATCGCGCTGCTGTGGGCGGTGTACAAGAAGATCCCGCACCGTCGTGCGCTTCGCCTTCCGGCGTGGGGCGTGCTGGGCGGCATCCTCTTCCAAGCAGTTCTCGGCGGCATCACGGTGCGGATGGCGCTGAACCCGGTGACCGTCTCGCTGCATTTCCTCGCTTCAGCGTTCCTGGTCGCACTGTCCACCTATCTGCTGGTCCGCCTCGATGAGGGCGACGGTCCCGCCCGGGCGCTCGCTCCCCCGATCGTCATGCACCTGTCGAAGGCCACGGCGGCCCTGTTCGCCGTCGTTCTCGTGCTCGGCACCATCGTCACCGGGGCGGGTCCGCACTCCGGAGACGCTGACATGCCGGTCCGATACGGACTGGACCTGCGCGTCGTCTCCTGGCTCCACGCCGACTCGGTGATGGTCTTCGTCGGTCTCGTCGTCGCCCTGTGGATCGCCTGCCACCTCGTCGAGGGTGCGCAGAAGGGCGCCCACGCCTGGCGGGTGGTCTTCTTCCTCTCGGTGACCCAAGGGGCACTCGGGTTCGTGCAGTACGCACTGGGGCTGTACGAGGTCCTCGTGCTCGCACACATGCTGCTGGCCTCGCTGTTGGTGGCCACGATCACCTGGGCCACGCTCTCGTTGCGCCACCGTGAGGTCGTGCCGACGACGTCGGCAGGCGCAGTCGTGCAGGACGAGGCCGATCGCCACTGA
- a CDS encoding non-heme iron oxygenase ferredoxin subunit yields MSAELVCALDDLVEGQAALAEVGGKKVAMVRLSDGSVHAVEDECSHGSVSLSEGEVSGCSLECWLHGSKFDLLTGAPLTPPATAAILVYPVTIEAGDVYVDVTAPTNV; encoded by the coding sequence ATGAGCGCCGAACTCGTCTGTGCGCTGGACGACCTTGTGGAAGGCCAAGCCGCCCTGGCCGAAGTGGGCGGGAAGAAGGTGGCGATGGTTCGCCTCTCGGACGGCAGCGTCCACGCAGTGGAGGACGAGTGCAGCCACGGTTCCGTCAGCCTCTCCGAAGGTGAGGTCTCCGGGTGTTCGCTCGAATGCTGGCTGCACGGCTCCAAGTTCGATCTGCTGACCGGCGCTCCACTCACTCCTCCGGCGACGGCCGCCATCCTCGTCTATCCCGTGACTATCGAAGCCGGTGACGTCTACGTGGACGTGACCGCTCCGACCAACGTCTGA
- a CDS encoding ABC transporter permease encodes MTARTAPRGANAADNAWAAPPARRIGSHARFETGVLLRNGEQLLVAIVLPALALFALLYAPVPGFTGSRRIDLAMPGILALAVISTAFTGQAISVGFDRRYGVLRLLGTTPLGRDGLLAAKGLAVLVVEAIQVLVLGGLGLILGWRPNLLGLLSSLPLILLGTWAFVALALLLAGTMRAEAVLALANLIWVLLLGAGGVILPTSTMPAPLSKITTFLPSGALGDGLRTALTTGTLDLGALLVLTVWAVLATLLAARVFRWSD; translated from the coding sequence GTGACTGCTAGGACCGCGCCGCGAGGCGCCAACGCCGCGGACAACGCCTGGGCCGCACCGCCGGCTCGCCGGATCGGCTCACACGCCCGTTTCGAGACCGGGGTTCTGCTGCGAAACGGTGAGCAACTGCTTGTGGCGATCGTGCTCCCAGCGCTGGCCCTGTTCGCACTGCTCTACGCGCCGGTACCAGGCTTCACCGGCAGCCGCCGGATCGACCTGGCGATGCCGGGCATCCTTGCCCTGGCGGTGATCTCCACCGCCTTCACCGGGCAGGCGATCTCGGTCGGCTTCGACCGTCGCTACGGAGTCCTTCGGCTGCTCGGCACGACCCCGCTGGGACGCGACGGATTGCTCGCAGCCAAGGGCTTGGCAGTGCTGGTGGTCGAGGCGATCCAGGTGCTGGTGCTCGGCGGACTCGGCCTCATCCTGGGTTGGCGACCGAACCTGCTCGGCCTGCTCAGCAGTCTTCCGCTGATCCTCTTGGGCACGTGGGCGTTCGTCGCGTTAGCGCTCTTACTGGCCGGCACGATGCGCGCGGAGGCGGTCCTGGCGCTGGCAAACCTGATCTGGGTGCTGCTGTTGGGCGCGGGCGGGGTGATCCTGCCCACTTCGACGATGCCCGCCCCGCTGTCCAAGATCACCACGTTCCTGCCCTCGGGGGCTCTCGGCGACGGTTTACGGACGGCCCTGACGACCGGAACGCTGGACCTCGGGGCATTGCTGGTACTGACCGTCTGGGCGGTCTTGGCCACCCTGCTCGCCGCGCGGGTCTTCCGGTGGAGCGATTGA
- a CDS encoding ABC transporter ATP-binding protein produces the protein MASPESTVQVRALTRRFGAVEAVSDMSWSANAGQITAVLGPNGAGKTTTIACLEGLLRPDAGEVRVLGTNPWRADATHRARVGVMLQDGGLPTTSTPRRLLAHLVDLYARPLDLPALVTRLGIDSFERTPVRRLSGGQRQRVALAAALIGDPEVLFLDEPSAGLDPHARREVWDLIRETRERGRTLVVTTHSFEEAERLADRIVVVAGGRAVAEGSLEQVSRGSNLESVYFDLTSGRRS, from the coding sequence ATGGCCTCACCCGAAAGCACCGTCCAGGTGCGGGCCTTGACCCGGCGCTTCGGCGCGGTCGAGGCTGTCAGCGATATGTCGTGGTCGGCGAATGCGGGCCAGATCACGGCAGTCCTCGGCCCGAACGGCGCCGGAAAGACCACCACCATCGCCTGCCTGGAAGGCCTCCTGCGCCCGGATGCCGGAGAGGTGCGGGTACTCGGCACGAATCCCTGGCGGGCGGACGCAACACATCGAGCACGGGTGGGTGTCATGCTGCAAGACGGCGGACTGCCCACCACGAGCACGCCCCGGCGGCTGCTCGCGCACCTGGTCGATCTGTATGCGCGCCCACTCGATCTGCCCGCCTTGGTGACCCGCTTGGGCATCGACTCATTCGAACGGACACCGGTCCGCCGGCTCTCCGGCGGCCAGCGCCAACGCGTGGCGCTGGCAGCTGCACTCATCGGCGATCCCGAAGTCCTGTTCCTGGATGAGCCCTCCGCCGGACTCGACCCGCACGCCCGCCGCGAGGTCTGGGACCTCATTCGGGAAACGCGGGAACGCGGACGCACTCTGGTCGTCACCACCCATTCCTTCGAGGAAGCCGAGCGGCTGGCCGACCGCATCGTCGTCGTCGCCGGTGGGCGGGCTGTGGCAGAAGGGAGCCTGGAACAGGTCTCCCGGGGTTCCAACCTCGAATCCGTGTACTTCGATCTCACTTCGGGAAGACGCTCGTGA
- the sufD gene encoding Fe-S cluster assembly protein SufD → MPLIDKTASHTATGLPVSADDQALLGTPGKGVAAENVRAAVEQTIPEQSRGQWSTSFDVDDFTVPGGREEAWRFTPVNKLQHLFEDAPGRGALQIDAQLPPGVVCRSISRDEWRAAGVLAPADRSAAVTSANSEQIDLVDIPAEAVLTEPVRIRLTGQGGVAHSTRLVRVGAFAKATILLEHDGLGDVGEFLTVIAGDSSDVTIVSAQEWEHGAVHVGQHDVVVGRDASVRHVAVSLGGELVRLSINATYAGPGGSFEALGVYFADAGQHLEHRLFVDHEATNCRSNVLYKGALQGQGAHTVWVGDVLIRAVAEGTDTYELNRNLLLTEGARADSVPNLEIETGEIAGAGHASATGRFDDEQLFYLQARGIPEDEARRLVVRGFFADIVGRIGVKDITDRLMTAIEAELTLTESFADGSPRAVDQQEDA, encoded by the coding sequence ATGCCGCTTATCGATAAAACCGCCAGCCATACCGCAACCGGGCTACCGGTCAGTGCCGATGACCAGGCGCTGCTCGGCACCCCCGGTAAGGGTGTCGCCGCCGAGAACGTCAGGGCAGCTGTCGAGCAGACCATTCCAGAGCAGTCCCGCGGACAGTGGTCGACCTCGTTCGACGTTGATGACTTCACCGTCCCGGGTGGACGCGAGGAAGCCTGGCGTTTCACCCCCGTGAACAAGCTGCAGCATCTTTTTGAGGATGCTCCGGGCCGGGGGGCGCTGCAGATCGACGCCCAGCTACCGCCAGGTGTGGTCTGCAGGTCGATAAGTCGCGACGAATGGCGCGCGGCAGGTGTCCTGGCCCCGGCGGACCGTTCAGCCGCGGTCACCTCGGCCAACAGCGAGCAGATCGACTTGGTTGACATTCCGGCCGAAGCCGTCCTGACCGAGCCGGTGCGCATCCGTTTGACCGGCCAGGGAGGGGTCGCCCACTCGACCCGCCTGGTACGGGTGGGGGCCTTCGCCAAGGCGACCATCCTGCTCGAGCACGACGGCCTGGGCGACGTGGGTGAGTTCCTGACCGTCATCGCCGGTGACAGCTCCGACGTCACCATCGTCTCGGCCCAGGAATGGGAACACGGCGCCGTGCACGTGGGCCAGCACGATGTGGTTGTCGGACGCGACGCTTCGGTGCGCCACGTGGCCGTCTCCCTGGGCGGTGAACTGGTTCGTCTCTCGATCAACGCCACCTACGCGGGTCCGGGCGGAAGCTTCGAGGCACTCGGTGTCTACTTCGCCGACGCGGGCCAACACCTGGAACACCGACTGTTCGTGGACCACGAGGCGACGAACTGCCGGTCCAACGTCTTGTACAAGGGCGCGCTGCAGGGTCAGGGTGCGCACACCGTCTGGGTGGGCGATGTGCTCATCCGCGCGGTGGCCGAAGGCACTGACACCTACGAGCTGAACCGGAACCTGCTCCTGACCGAGGGCGCCCGCGCCGACTCGGTGCCCAACCTGGAGATCGAGACCGGTGAAATCGCCGGTGCCGGTCACGCCAGTGCTACGGGGCGTTTCGATGACGAGCAGCTGTTTTACCTGCAGGCTCGCGGCATCCCCGAGGACGAGGCTCGCCGCCTCGTGGTTCGTGGCTTCTTCGCTGACATCGTCGGCCGCATCGGCGTGAAGGACATCACCGACCGCCTGATGACCGCCATCGAGGCCGAGCTCACCCTGACCGAGAGCTTCGCCGATGGTTCGCCACGGGCGGTTGATCAGCAGGAAGACGCATGA
- a CDS encoding heme o synthase, whose amino-acid sequence MTALQPRRAGLHTPGHLDRRAGVRDYVALVKPRIIELLLITTFPVMFLAQRGFPPPGLIIATLVGGTLSAASANAFNCILDRDIDRLMHRTQDRPLVTGIITVRRAVIFATLLCVASVLVLQVFVNTLAASLSLGAVALYVIFYTIILKRRTAQNIVWGGAAGCMPVLIGWAAVTESLAWAPVVLFLVVFFWTPPHYWPLSMRFKDDYAAAGIPMLPVVAEDTAVARRIVIYSWATAATSLALVPAADMGWIYTIVALLAGGVFVYEAHQLSRRAKDPANSTLASLKPMRLFHYSISYLTILFVAVAIDPLVHLPLPF is encoded by the coding sequence GTGACTGCTCTCCAGCCTCGCCGGGCCGGCCTTCACACGCCCGGTCATCTCGACCGTCGGGCGGGAGTCCGTGATTACGTCGCCCTGGTGAAGCCGCGCATCATCGAACTGTTGCTCATCACGACGTTTCCGGTGATGTTCCTTGCTCAGCGCGGTTTTCCGCCGCCTGGTCTGATCATTGCCACCCTGGTGGGTGGCACCTTGTCGGCTGCGAGCGCGAACGCCTTCAATTGCATCCTGGATCGTGACATCGACCGGTTGATGCATCGCACCCAAGATCGACCGCTGGTGACCGGCATCATCACCGTCCGGCGGGCGGTCATCTTCGCCACCCTGCTGTGTGTGGCCTCGGTGCTGGTCCTGCAGGTGTTCGTCAACACCCTGGCCGCAAGCCTGTCCCTGGGCGCTGTCGCGCTGTACGTGATCTTTTACACGATCATCTTGAAACGTCGCACCGCTCAGAACATCGTCTGGGGCGGCGCTGCCGGCTGTATGCCGGTGCTCATCGGCTGGGCAGCCGTGACTGAGTCTTTGGCCTGGGCGCCCGTGGTGTTGTTCCTCGTTGTGTTCTTCTGGACACCGCCGCACTACTGGCCGCTGTCGATGCGGTTCAAGGACGATTACGCCGCCGCTGGAATCCCAATGTTGCCCGTGGTCGCCGAGGACACTGCCGTTGCTCGGCGCATCGTGATCTACTCCTGGGCCACCGCGGCAACCTCGCTGGCCCTGGTGCCTGCGGCGGACATGGGGTGGATCTACACCATCGTGGCCCTGCTCGCGGGCGGCGTCTTCGTGTACGAGGCACACCAGTTGTCGCGGCGGGCCAAGGATCCAGCCAACTCGACTCTTGCCTCGCTGAAGCCGATGCGGTTGTTCCACTATTCGATCAGCTACCTGACGATCTTGTTCGTCGCCGTGGCGATCGACCCACTGGTCCACCTGCCGTTGCCGTTCTGA
- the tkt gene encoding transketolase — translation MTNQPTPRDASLAAPICEKVGWSELDVRAVDLARVLAADAVQKAGNGHPGTAMSLAPLAYLLFQNVMRIDPGDQHWLGRDRFVLSAGHSSLTQYLQLYLSGYGMELDDLKALRTFGSQTPGHPEVHHTTGVEITTGPLGSGFASAVGMAMAQRRQRGMFDPQAPAGQSPFDHHVYVIASDGDLMEGVTSEASSLAGHQQLGNLTAIYDQNFISIEDDTEISFSEDVVARYKAYGWHVEVVDWRAGQEYVEDIDALYAALKRGEEITDKPTLVVLRTIIAWPAPTLRDTGKSHGSALGADEVAATKKLLGFDPEVSFPQEPEVLAHARRVADRGAQARAEWETRFTAWREANPEQAELLDRVREHKLPAGLDEALPQFPADPKGMATRTASGEVLSALAPVMPELWGGSADLAGSNNTTMKGEPSFIPQERQTDMWSGGPYGRVLHFGIRENAMGMALNGMALEGLTRPYGGTFLVFSDYMRPAVRLAAIQELGVTFVWTHDSIGLGEDGPTHQPIEHLPSLRAIPDLDVVRPADANETAIAWRTILERHNRPAALALSRQNLPVLDRSVYAPAEHVAKGGYVLADTEGTPDVIIIATGSEVSLALEAREQLAAEDVAARVVSMPCLEWFEEQDESYRHEVLPPQVRARVAVEAAHPMTWYRYVGDAGRVVGLDHFGASADATTLFTEFGFTPEDVASEAKASLATVRKG, via the coding sequence ATGACCAATCAGCCAACACCGCGGGATGCCTCCCTCGCCGCACCCATCTGCGAAAAGGTCGGGTGGAGCGAGCTGGACGTACGCGCCGTCGATCTGGCGCGGGTGCTCGCCGCCGACGCGGTGCAGAAGGCCGGCAACGGCCACCCAGGGACCGCGATGAGCCTGGCCCCACTGGCCTACCTGCTCTTCCAAAATGTCATGCGTATCGACCCCGGTGACCAGCACTGGCTCGGACGCGACCGCTTCGTTCTGTCAGCGGGCCACAGCAGCCTCACCCAGTACCTGCAGCTCTACCTGTCCGGCTACGGCATGGAACTGGACGACCTCAAGGCTTTGCGCACCTTCGGATCCCAGACCCCTGGCCACCCCGAGGTGCACCACACGACCGGCGTGGAGATCACCACCGGACCGCTCGGCTCCGGATTCGCCAGCGCGGTCGGCATGGCAATGGCCCAACGGCGCCAGCGCGGAATGTTCGACCCGCAGGCACCGGCCGGGCAGAGCCCCTTCGATCACCACGTGTACGTGATCGCCTCCGACGGTGACCTCATGGAGGGTGTGACCTCCGAGGCCAGCTCACTCGCGGGGCACCAGCAGCTCGGAAACCTCACCGCCATCTACGACCAGAACTTCATCTCGATCGAGGACGACACCGAGATCTCGTTCAGCGAGGATGTCGTCGCGCGCTACAAGGCCTACGGCTGGCATGTCGAGGTCGTGGACTGGCGCGCCGGACAGGAGTACGTCGAGGACATCGACGCCCTCTACGCGGCCCTGAAGCGGGGCGAGGAGATCACCGACAAGCCCACCCTGGTGGTGCTCAGGACGATCATCGCCTGGCCCGCACCGACCCTGCGCGACACCGGAAAATCGCACGGTTCGGCGCTGGGCGCCGACGAAGTCGCCGCTACCAAGAAGCTGCTCGGTTTCGACCCGGAGGTCTCCTTCCCCCAGGAGCCCGAAGTGCTGGCCCACGCCCGCCGAGTGGCCGACCGCGGCGCGCAAGCGCGCGCCGAGTGGGAGACCCGCTTCACGGCCTGGCGCGAAGCCAACCCCGAGCAGGCCGAACTCCTGGACCGGGTGCGTGAGCACAAGCTGCCCGCAGGTCTGGACGAGGCGCTCCCCCAGTTCCCGGCCGACCCCAAGGGGATGGCCACCCGCACCGCCAGCGGCGAGGTTCTCAGCGCACTGGCCCCGGTGATGCCCGAGTTGTGGGGCGGTTCGGCAGATCTGGCCGGATCGAACAACACCACGATGAAGGGTGAGCCCAGCTTCATCCCGCAGGAGCGCCAGACCGACATGTGGTCCGGTGGCCCCTACGGCCGCGTCCTGCACTTCGGGATCCGCGAGAACGCGATGGGCATGGCGCTGAACGGGATGGCGTTGGAGGGGCTCACCCGACCCTACGGCGGGACCTTCCTGGTGTTCTCGGACTACATGCGCCCGGCCGTACGCCTGGCCGCCATCCAAGAGCTCGGGGTGACCTTCGTCTGGACCCACGACTCGATCGGGCTCGGCGAAGACGGCCCCACACACCAGCCGATCGAGCACCTGCCCTCGCTGCGGGCGATCCCTGACCTGGACGTCGTCCGGCCGGCGGACGCCAATGAGACGGCCATCGCGTGGCGCACCATTCTGGAGCGTCACAACCGCCCGGCCGCATTGGCGCTCAGCCGGCAGAACCTGCCCGTCTTGGACCGCTCGGTCTACGCCCCCGCGGAGCACGTGGCCAAGGGTGGATATGTCCTGGCTGACACCGAGGGAACCCCTGACGTGATCATCATCGCCACCGGTTCCGAAGTCTCACTCGCACTCGAGGCCCGTGAGCAACTCGCGGCCGAAGACGTAGCCGCGCGAGTTGTCTCGATGCCGTGCCTGGAGTGGTTCGAAGAACAGGACGAGTCCTACCGCCACGAGGTCCTACCGCCGCAGGTGCGGGCCCGTGTCGCCGTGGAGGCTGCCCACCCGATGACCTGGTACCGCTATGTCGGCGACGCCGGCCGCGTCGTGGGTCTCGATCACTTCGGCGCCTCCGCGGACGCCACCACACTGTTCACCGAGTTCGGTTTCACCCCGGAGGATGTTGCCTCCGAGGCCAAGGCCTCACTCGCCACCGTTCGGAAGGGCTGA